The following DNA comes from Streptomyces sp. Ag109_O5-10.
TTCTTCCTGGCCTCCCGGGGCCGGGACATGGCCGAGGTCGCCGACCGCCACCGGCGAACCCGGCGGGCGCTCGCCGAGGTGACCTCGGCGGTGCCGCTGGCCTGGCGCCAGGCCCGGGTCGAGCGGGCCGACCTGGACCGCTTCCTGTTCGCACCCGAGGACGTGGTCGTGGTGGTCGGCCAGGACGGGCTGGTGGCGAACGTGGCCAAGTACCTGGACGGGCAGCCGGTGATCGGCATCGACACCGACCCCGGCCGCAACCCGGGCGTGCTGGTCCGGCACCGGCCGGAGCAGGCGGCCGTACTGCTGGCCTCGGTCGCCGCCACGGCCACGGGTGCCGACGAGCTGACGATGGTCGAGGCGGTCGCCGACGACACGCAGCGGCTCGTGGCGCTCAACGAGATCTACCTCGGTACCGCCGGTCATCAGACCGCCCGATACCGCCTGGGCCTGGAGGGCGACGGGGGTGTCGTCGAGGCCCAGGCCTCATCCGGGGTGCTGGTGGGCACCGGCACGGGGGCCACCGGCTGGCTGCGCTCGGTGTGGCAGGAGCGTGGCGCCCGGCTGCCGTTGCCCGCCCCCACGGAGGACCGCCTCCTCTGGTTCGTCCGGGAGGCCTGGCCGTCGCCGGCGACCGGGACGTCCCTGGTCGCCGGCGAGCTGGCGGCCTCGGCGGCCCTGACCCTCACGGTCGAGTCGGACCGGCTGATCGCCTTCGGCGACGGCATCGAGACCGACGCCCTGGAGCTGACCTGGGGGCAGACGGTCCGGGTGGGGGCGTGCGCGCGGCGGCTCCGGCTGGTCGGCTGACCGGCCGGGGCCCGTCGCTCACAGCCGCGGGTCGACCGGCTCCGACTCCAGGGCCAGGACCCCGAAGACCGCCTCGTGCACGCGCCACAGCGGCTCGCCGTCCGCGAGGCGGTCCAGGGCCTCCAGGCCGAGGGCGTACTCGCGGATCGCCAGGGACCGCTTGTGGTTGAGGAAGCGGCCGCGCAGGCGGGTGAGGTTGTCGGGGCGCGTGTACTCGGGGCCGTAGATGATCCGCAGGTACTCCCGCCCGCGGCACTTGATGCCGGGCTGGACGAGGCGGCCCTGCGGGTCGCGTACCACCGCACCGGCCGGCTTGACGACCATGCCCTCGCCGCCCCGGCCGGTCATCTCCAGCCACCAGTCGACGCCCGCCCGTACCGACTCCGGGTCGCCGGTGTCGACGTGCAGGCGGCGGGTGGTCTGCAGCAGGCCGGTCGGGTCGTGCTCCACCAGCCGGTCCAGCAGAGCGAGTTGCTCCTCGTGCGGGAGCGCGGCGAGGCTGCGGCCCTGCACCGCGAGGATCTGGAAGGGGGCGAGGCGCACTCCGTCCAGGCCGTCGGTGGTCCAGCAGTAGCGGCGGTAGGCGTCGGTGAACGCGGCGGCGTCGGCGGCCCGCTCGCGCTGCCGGTCGCGCAGTTCGCCGATGTCGACCCCGCGCCCCGCCGCCCGCTCCAGGGCGGCCAGCGCGCCCGGGAAGACCGCGCCGGAGGCGGCACCGACGGCCGCGTACTGGGCGCGCAGCAGGCCGGAGGCCTTGAGCGACCAGGGCAGCAGTTCGGCGTCGAGCAGGAGCCAATCGGTGGCGAGTTCGTCCCAGAGACCGGCCGCGTCGACCGAGGCGCGGATCCGGCCGAGGATCTCCTCGGTCACCGACTCGTCGTCGAAGAACGGGCGTCCGGTGCGGGTGTAGAGAGAGCCGGTCGGGCCGGGCGGGACACCGAAGCGCTTGTGCGCGACCTCCGCGTCCCGGCACACCAGCGCCACCGCCCGCGAGCCCATGTGCTTCTCCTCGCACACCACCCGGGCGACCCCGTCCGCCGCGTACTGGGCGAAGGCCTCCGCCGGGTGCTCCAGGTAGCCCTCCACCTGGCTGGTGGCCGTCGGGGCCATGGTCGGCGGCAGGTACGGCAGCAGGCGCGGGTCGACCGCGAAGCGGCTCATCACCTCCAGGGCGGCCGCCGCGTTCTCCTCGCGGACCGCGACCCGGCCCTGGTACCGGGTCTCGACGACCCGTCGGCCGTGGACGTCCGCCAGGTCCAGCGGGCGTCCGTCCTGGCCGCCGGGCGCCTCGGTCCGCAGCGGGCGGGCCGGCTCGTACCAGACCCGCTCGGCCGGCACGTCGACCAGTTCCCGCTCCGGCCAGCGCAGCGCGGTCAGCTTGCCGCCGAAGACGGCGCCGGTGTCCAGGCAGATGGTGTTGTGCAGCCAGCGGGCCTCCGGGACCGGGGTGTGGCCGTAGACGACGGCCGCGCGGCCCCGGTAGTCCTCGGCCCACGGGTAGCGCACCGGCAGGCCGAACTCGTCGGTCTCGCCGGTGGTGTCGCCGTACAGCGCGTGCGAGCGGACCCGGCCGGAGGTGCGGCCGTGGTACTTCTCGGGCAGCCCGGCGTGGCAGACGACCAGCTTGCCGCCGTCGAGGACGTAGTGGCTGACCAGTCCGTCGATGAACTCCCGTACCTGTGCCTTGAACTCCTCGCTCTCGCCGTCCATCTGCTCGATGGTCTCGGCGAGTCCGTGGGTGTGCTGGACCTTGCGGCCCTTGAGATATCGGCCGTACTTGTTCTCGTGGTTGCCCGGCACGCACAGCGCGTTGCCCGACCCGACCATGGA
Coding sequences within:
- a CDS encoding polynucleotide kinase-phosphatase, with protein sequence MTETQRTGRVLPVTDLSLVVLVGASGSGKSTFARRHFRPTEVISSDFCRGLVSDDENDQGATKDAFDVLHYIAGKRLAAGRRTVVDATSVQQESRRRLVDLAKQYDVLPVAVVLDVPEEVCAARNAARTDRADMPRRVIQRHIRELRRSVRHLEREGFRKVHLLRGVEEIESATVVTEKRFNDLTHLTGPFDIVGDVHGCASELESLLAKLGYQDGVHPEGRTAVFVGDLVDRGPDSPGVLRRVMSMVGSGNALCVPGNHENKYGRYLKGRKVQHTHGLAETIEQMDGESEEFKAQVREFIDGLVSHYVLDGGKLVVCHAGLPEKYHGRTSGRVRSHALYGDTTGETDEFGLPVRYPWAEDYRGRAAVVYGHTPVPEARWLHNTICLDTGAVFGGKLTALRWPERELVDVPAERVWYEPARPLRTEAPGGQDGRPLDLADVHGRRVVETRYQGRVAVREENAAAALEVMSRFAVDPRLLPYLPPTMAPTATSQVEGYLEHPAEAFAQYAADGVARVVCEEKHMGSRAVALVCRDAEVAHKRFGVPPGPTGSLYTRTGRPFFDDESVTEEILGRIRASVDAAGLWDELATDWLLLDAELLPWSLKASGLLRAQYAAVGAASGAVFPGALAALERAAGRGVDIGELRDRQRERAADAAAFTDAYRRYCWTTDGLDGVRLAPFQILAVQGRSLAALPHEEQLALLDRLVEHDPTGLLQTTRRLHVDTGDPESVRAGVDWWLEMTGRGGEGMVVKPAGAVVRDPQGRLVQPGIKCRGREYLRIIYGPEYTRPDNLTRLRGRFLNHKRSLAIREYALGLEALDRLADGEPLWRVHEAVFGVLALESEPVDPRL
- a CDS encoding NAD(+)/NADH kinase translates to MSLAPRAVLVHRTTEYEELVARHGTHGQAAFFLASRGRDMAEVADRHRRTRRALAEVTSAVPLAWRQARVERADLDRFLFAPEDVVVVVGQDGLVANVAKYLDGQPVIGIDTDPGRNPGVLVRHRPEQAAVLLASVAATATGADELTMVEAVADDTQRLVALNEIYLGTAGHQTARYRLGLEGDGGVVEAQASSGVLVGTGTGATGWLRSVWQERGARLPLPAPTEDRLLWFVREAWPSPATGTSLVAGELAASAALTLTVESDRLIAFGDGIETDALELTWGQTVRVGACARRLRLVG